Genomic window (Candidatus Desulfofervidus auxilii):
CAAATGTCAAGATTGATACCAGAATTTTCCTAACCATAACCCAATAACACCTCCTGTTAAATTCATAACAATATCTCTTATATCGCCAACTCTATTAGGCAACATATATTGAATTGATTCATCAATAACAGCTATTGTAACTAATAAAATTATGGCAAAAATGTTTTGTTTTATTTCCTTTCCTGTTGCTTTAAAAATAAGAATTCCAAGAATACCATATTCTAAAAAATGAATTCTCTCTGCTGGTTTTTCCATTCGGGTTATCAAAAAAAGAATTAGAAAAAGAAAAATTAATAAAAAAAGAAAGAATATTTTTGATTTTTTCTTCTGAATTAAAAAATAAACAATAAGGAGTGTAACAATTACAAAAATTATATTAATTATAATAGTTAAAAACTTCTGTTCGAGAAATGTATACAAAAAATTCCATATAAGAGGTGTTACAGATAAAGTTGAATAAATTAAAAAAATATAAATTACTATAATAATCCAAATAGATTTTTTCATAATTTATATTCTAATTTTAAAAGTGTCTCCAGAAATTTAAAAATATAATAAAAGCTTGCAAAATAAAAATTAGTTGAGTTATAAATTTTGGTATGATAAAATTGTAAAGATTAAAAAATTTTTAATTAAAAACTATGAAAGCGATTATTCTTGCAGGAGGCTCTGGAACAAGGCTCTATCCAGTAACTCAAATTATAAATAAGCATCTTCTCCCTATTTATAACAAGCCCATGATTTATTATCCCCTATCTCTGGCTATGCTTCTTAAAATAAGAGAGGTTATTTTTGTA
Coding sequences:
- a CDS encoding VanZ family protein — its product is MEKPAERIHFLEYGILGILIFKATGKEIKQNIFAIILLVTIAVIDESIQYMLPNRVGDIRDIVMNLTGGVIGLWLGKFWYQS